One stretch of Eretmochelys imbricata isolate rEreImb1 chromosome 1, rEreImb1.hap1, whole genome shotgun sequence DNA includes these proteins:
- the LOC144267847 gene encoding uncharacterized protein LOC144267847, with translation MLKKILILPALLVLLMPPLIQAQEDLSGDKSEESGAFESGQASGELSGETSGEPNGQVSGELGWEPNGQPMGQSSLPDESSGSGSDLCKWILLSLFCCDSSSPPKRSQSCHFCMHHLTRLFCLNQRWP, from the exons ATGCTGAAGAAGATCTTGATCCTCCCAGCCCTGCTTGTTTTGCTTATGCCTCCTCTCATACAAGCACAAG aggATCTAAGTGGGGACAAATCTG AGGAATCTGGTGCCTTTGAATCTGGGCAAGCAAGTGGGGAGCTTAGCGGAGAAACAAGTGGTGAACCTAATGGACAAGTCAGTGGAGAGCTAGGCTGGGAGCCCAATGGGCAACCTATGG GTCAATCCAGCCTCCCTGACGAAAGTAGCGGAAGTGGATCTGACCTCTGTAAGTGGATTCTGCTCTCTCTATTCTGTTGTGATTCCTCTTCTCCTCCAAAAAGATCACAGTCCTGCCATTTCTGCATGCACCATTTGACTCGTCTCTTCTGTCTTAATCAGAGGTGGCCTTGA